CGGCTGGCATTAATGTCGGATTGACGGCTTTGCTTGCGAGTATCGCGGGCCGATTTTACGCTGATTTCAATCCCAACGAGTAGACTGAATATGGTTGGAACGCCCCTTTTGCGTTCAATGTTGAACAAGAGACTATGAAACTGCGTGCGTCGACAAAGATACTTTTGGGTTTTGTAGGCATTGTAGGGGTGGCTTACGGCGGCAATTTTGCGTACACAAGACTGAGTCTTCGCAACGTTAACCTCGACCCTATTCCGTCCGGCGATCTTTGTCTGATCGCGCTTGGAAAGGCGTCGAACGTGACCGACATCACCGCCAACCATATGGTCCAAATTATCGAAGGATCGAGCACGTTTTCTGGCGATAGCGGCGATGCAAGCGGAGGCCCGCAAAGCGGCTCGGTGAAGAAGCGCATTCCGGTTCGTGAACTGATTGGCACCCTGAATGGCGATCCTGATAGCGCTCAGGCGTTCGTGCGGCGAATGCGCGATTACGACGACGAGAACGCGGCGGTGGCCGACTCGCCTCTATGGGAGAAAGCAGACATCGAGAAGGCGTTGAAAGGCGATCCGGTGCTCAAGCCGAAGCTCGAAAACGACATCAACATGTCGGTCGATGGTAAGCCGGGACAGATCCTCAACCGCGTCGCGTTCTTCGACGGCATCCGTATCAAAATTCCCATTTCCATCTCCGTTCCCAACGCGAAGGGCAACGTCATTCAGACGTCGGATATCGTGGTCTTCAAGCCGCGCTTCATCACCGAGTTCTACAAAACGATGCGCGAGAAGTTCTATGACAAGAACCAGCTTCAGAACTACTACACTGCGTACCTGAAGCAGCATGTCGACGACAAGAACGAGAACATCGGCGAGACCTTCCAAGCGGTGTTTCACAAGTCCGAAACCAGCGAGGAGTTGGCGAAGGTTCAGCGCATCGCCAGCAACACCAAGGTCCTCGTGAGCCAGTCGATGATCAGCGAGGTGAAGATGGCGGAGGATACGGAAGGGAAGGACCCGACTTACGACCTGACGATCCGCTTGACGCCGGAGGGACGAAACCGACTTTGGAAGTACTCGGTGGAGAGCGGCCACCGAGTGATTGTCGTATCTAAAGGCGTCGCTATCGCCTCGGCGACGATTGGGACTTCGCTGAACAGCGAGGAACTCGTGATCAAGCAGATCCCGGACAAGGGACTGGTGGAAGAGGCGGTCAATATCATTCAAAAGAAGGAATAGATTGGTGGAAATTAAAGCGATTGGAATATTAGTTGGGGTTAGCGCTTTGTTCATCGGATGTGCTCCGGCTTCGGCCCCGCCAGGGGGCTCTGGGGGAAAAGGTGCGACCGCGCAGGCGGCAGACCCGAGTTCGTTGGTTGCGGCCGGTAATGAGAAGTCGCTTTTCCCTTTTGCTCAGGGTAATTCGTGGACATTTGCCGTCGACATTCAACGACAGTTGACGGGTCGTCCGAAGGAGCAATCCACGAGCGAATTGGAGTACCGGGTTCTGAGCGTCGCGAAGGACGGAAGCTTTACCAAAGCGACCTTGGGAATATTCCAAGAAGGTAAGCAGAAGGATCAGCAGGTGTGGGGTGCAGATGAACACGGCATCTACCAAATGGCGATGAACCCACCAGGTGGGTCGCTGGTCCCTTACAGCCCGAAGCAACCGATTCTCCACTTTCCGATCAAGGACCAGGAAGAGTTCTCGTGGAATGGCTCGGGCGTGACTCCGGTTGGCAAACCGGGCAAGATGGAATACAAGTACAAATTGGACGGGACGGCCGACGCGGACACCGAGATGGGCTCGATGCACTGTGTGTACATGCAGACGGCCGGGAAATTTACGAATTCGGACGGTACGGTTGGTATTCTGGGAGTCAACTCTTGGTATTCGCCTGGGGTCGGTCTTGCCCGCTACCGACAGGTGATTCAGATTAAAGGCGGCGAATCGTCGGTGACGCTTCGCCTGAAGAAGTACACGGTAAAGAAATGAGAAAGACTTATTGGTTGGCAGTTGCCTGTTTGCTAGGCTTGGGAATCGTCGGTTGCGCTCAGGAGAAGGACAGCAACGCACCGGCCACGAACTCTTCTTCGTCGTCGGCCAACGAATCGAAATCGGATTCGAACGCCGCGAACTCAGATACCAACACCGCTGAAGCCGTTCCGCAGGGTATGAGCCTGGACAAGATTCCGGCCGAACTGAAGAAAGATGCGTTCGATTACTACGGCCTGGGCCGCCCTGCCCCGGTCAAGATGAACGTGGTGACGGGGAGCGACCGACAGCCAGCAACCCAGACGATCATCCTTGACAGCGTTGAGGACGGGCACGCCGACTTTACCGTTAAGAACGAGGGTGCGTTGGCTCAGCTTGGCGACGTGAAGCTTCGCCTCGACAAGAAGGGCGTTCGGATCATGTCGATCGGCGGGGTGGAGGCGGCCCCCGATACGTACGAGTTGGTGAATGGCCTGACCAAGGGCAAATCTTGGGAAGCCAAAATGAAGACGGCGAGTGCGACCATTAGTAGCCGAAACGTCGTCTCCGGAACTGAAGACGTTACGACTCCCGTTGGTACATATAAAGACGCCCTCGTCATCACCGTGACCGGCTCGGGACTTCAAGGCAAGCAGAAGTTTCAAATGACATCCAAAGTTTGGCTGGTAAAGGGTCGAGGTCAGGTCAAAGCCGAAGATACCAATGTGGAAGGAAGCAACAAGACGACCTATACCATCGAGGAATCAAAGTAAGCACGCGGCGTTTGCCGTCCTAACTTTTGCTCTCTCCCTCGCCGGATGCGAACATATCGAGGGCGGCACAACCGTCGCCTCGGGGCCGTTCGTCGCCAAGGTCGAGGAATTCTTGCCCCTCGATCAGCATCAGAAGTCGGCGACCTATATCTCGGATGGCTCGAAGACGGACTATCGGCTAAAGACGGTCACGGACGGGAACAAGGTCAGCTTCCAGGCGGTTAGTCACGATATCGTGGTCGATGAGGAGACTTACTTGGTGGATGGCGGATCGGTGTTTCTGGTCCACGCCGTCGGTGAAGACTTCGTCGAACCAGTGCCGCTGTTAAAGTTTCCGTTAAGAATTGGAGACCAGTACACGTGGAAAGGCAAGCTGGCCTGCAGCGATTTGCAACTGACCGGAATGGCGACGATCACGACCTCGACCGGCAGCGTGGCTTACAAAGGCAAGTCGCAAGAGGCGATTCGCACCGATGTGAACCTCAAGATCGGCGACACGGCCAACCGACGCTTGTCGTTTTGGTTCGTGAAAGGCATGGGCGTAATCAAGACCGAAATGGGTAAGAATGTAAGGGAGCCGGAAGAGCAGTAATGGCATCCATCACCCTTCGACCCACGTCCGAATCCCGCAACGAGCGAGTCGGGGTGGATTGGTGGCTCTTGGGGGCAGCCGGTCTGCTGACGATGATCGGCCTGGCGTCGATCTTCAGCAGCGGCTACGGCGAATCGACCGCCGAATTTAAGAAGCAGATTATCAACATCTTTCTCGGCCTGGTGCCGATGTCGATCTTCGGGTTCTGTCATCCGCGCCTGTGGGCACGGGTTTCCAAAGTTGTTTACGGTGTGAACTTGGCCCTGTTGATTGGCGTTTTGGCGGTCGGTCATGAATCGCACGGCGCGGAGCGGTGGATCAACATCGGTCCGATCCAGTTTCAGCCCAGCGAGCTTTCAAAGATCCTGATTGTGCTGACTTTGGCGACGTTTTACGCCTCGCGACAGGATCGAATCAAGTCGTTTTCGACCTTTGCGCTGGGGGCATTGCACGTGTTTGTGCCCGTGCTTCTGATCATGAAACAGCCGCACCTCGGGGCGTCGCTGTTGATCATCGCGGTGTGGATCGCGCTCAGCTTGGTGGCGGGAGTTTCGCCCAAATACATGTTCATCACCATCGGAACTCTGGTGCTGATAACCACGCTGGTGTTCAAATCTCCCGCTGTGCGCAACCACATTCTTCAGCCATACCAATGGGAGCGGGTACTGGGCTTGCTGGGGATGGACTCGAAGGACAAAAAGGTCAAGGACATGAAGTACCAGACCGAGGTGGCTTCGTACGCCTTTGCCAACGGCGGAATTGCAGGCACGGGCTACCTGAAGGGCGAAGTGAAGCATCGAGTTCCGTTCCAAAGTACCGACTTCATTCTCTCGCTGGTGGGCGAGGAATTTGGATTGCTGGGGTGCCTATCCGTCTTGGGGATTTTCGCGTTGCTCTTTTATAGGATTTGGCTGGGGATGTTGAACGCCGCCGACTTCTATTACCAGATGATCATGGCGGGTATCTTGACCGTTTTGGGCTTCCATACTATCGTCAATGCGGGCATGGTTTTGGGCGTCCTGCCGGTCGTGGGATTATGGTTCCCGTTCCTCAGCTACGGCGGAACCGCGATCTGGCTGTGCATGAGCCTAGTGGGTTTGGCCCTGAACGTCCGAGCCCGCGAGCGAGTCGTCCTGTTCTGAGACGACTGCATCCGATTCTGCCTCCCGATGCGTAATCAGGTTATAATGAACTGCGAGCCCAAGGATGGTGCGAGGAAAATCTAAAGTGAGCGCGAAAAAGCGTTCGAAGGCGGTCGTTGCCACCAAGAGCAAGGCCAAGAAGAGCAAGGAGGCGGTGCCTAGTCACCATCGGTTTGATATTGCCGCGATCAGCTTCTTTGCGTTGGCGGCGCTGTCGGTCGTTGCTCTCCTATCAAAGGACGCCGGTGTGGTGGGCGGCGCGTTGCGCCAAGCCTTCTCGTTAGCCTTTGGAAAGGGCGCATGGGCGGCTCCCGTTGCGTTTGCGGCGATGGGCCTGATGTACTTCCGCGGCCACTCGCGGACCCGCAGCTTTCGATCCGCCCTCGGTGTGGCGATGGTTCTGCTTGCGATCCTCGGCGGATTGGCTCAGGCGAAGGACGGTGATTTCTTCGATCCGATCGTCGTGGCCGATTCGGGCGGCTATCTCGGCGCCTTGATGGGCGCTTTATTCTGGAACCTACTCGGGGTTGGAAAGACGGTTGCGTTCATCGCCATCGGCGCGATCGGCGGCGTGCTGACGCTGGAGCGACCCATTCGAGAGATCTTGTCGGATGCGAAGGCCAACGCCTCTTTGCCACCTAAGCAGGAGGCATTGGAGGAGCGCGCGACCAAGAAGAAGAAGGCGTTGGTTATGATGCCGGACGACTTGGTCGACGATCCGACGGACGTCCATCCGGCGGTGCGGGACTTCGTGGACGAGCCGGTGGCGAAGGCGAAGAAGACGCCGACGATTCGAGAGGTTGCGCCCGCCAAGCCGCGCGAATTCAATATCGAATCCAGCGTGCCGAAGGAGGGCTACCAGCTTCCGCCAATCTCCCTGCTGACCGAACCGGCTGATCGACCGAAGCGAACGGCCCAGGAGATGCAACGCAACATCGAGACCATCGAGGGGACGTTGGAGCAGTTCGGCATTGATGCGAACGTGGTCGAGGTAGCGACCGGCCCGACGATTACGCGGTACGAGATTCAGCTGGGCCCGGGCATCCGTGTTGCCAGGATTGTGAGCTTGGCAGACAACATCGCGATGGACATGGCGGCCTCGCAGGTACGCGTCGAGGCTCCGATTCCGGGCAAGGCGGCTATCGGCCTGGAGATTCCGAACGTGAAATCTTCGACCGTCAACATTCGCGAGCTGATCGAGACGGACGAGTTCATGAATCATCCTTCGCGGCTGTGCGTGGCGTTGGGTAAAGACGTGGCCGGTGTGAATCGGTACGCCGACCTGACGAAGATGCCGCACTTGCTGATCGCGGGTGCGACCAACTCGGGTAAGTCGATTGGACTCGCGACGCTGATTACCTCGCTTTTGATGCGCAACACGCCGAAGGATGTTCGGCTGGTGATGATCGACCCGAAGCGAGTGGAACTGACGCTGTTCGACCAGATTCCACACTTGCTGTGCCCGGTCATCAAGGATGTGAAGGAAGCGCCGGGCGTTCTGCGCGCGGTATGGCGCGAAATGGATCGCCGGTACGACATGCTGAGCGAGAAGGGCGTACGTAACATCGACGGCTGGAACGCGAAGGCTTCTTTCAACGACAAAATGCCGTACATCGTCGTGATCATCGACGAGTTGGCCGACCTTATGATTCAAGCTAAGGCCGAGGTCGAGACCTCGATTGTGCGCTTGGCTCAACTTGCGCGCGCGGTGGGAATCCACTTGGTCATTGCGACCCAGAGGCCGAGTGTCGACGTCATCACGGGCACGATCAAGGCGAATATTCCTTCGCGTGTGGCATTTGCGGTGGCGTCACAGATCGACTCGCGAACGATCCTCGACCAGAAGGGCGCCGACGCGCTGATCGGACGCGGCGACATGCTGTACATGCCGATCGATGCGACCAAGCCGATGCGGGTGCAGGGCTGTTACGTCAACGAAATCGAGATCGAGCAAATCTGCACGTTCTGGCGCAGTCAGGAGAGCCCGAACTACGCGTTCGATCCGGCTGAGTTCGAGGCCGCCGACCCGGTCAAGGCGAGCGGCGACTTTGGCGACGACGTCGACCCGATGTGGGAAGAGGTCGTGAGGTTCTCGGTGGAGAGTGGGCAGGTGTCGACGTCGATGATTCAGCGCAAGTTCCGGCTGGGCTTCCAGCGGGCCTCACGGCTGTTGGATCAGATGGAGGAGCGAGGCATCATTGGACCAAAGGACGGTCCGCGTCCCCGCGAGGTTCTGTTTGCCCTGGCGGATTTGGAGTCGTTGTTTGGCAATGCGCCCCGGTACGACATGGGAACCCACATCGACGACTGGGAAGAAGATTTGCCGTAGGCTAGGCTTGAGGAATCGGGCTTCTGCCCCTCCCACCTGTTCGCTTTGCTCACAGACTCCCTCCGCAAGGGAGGGAGAATCGGGCTTGACTAGCTAGCCGAGGGGGATGGGGATGCCGCCGACGGTTCCGACCGCAAACGTGTGGTCGTCTTTGTTCTTGCCCTTGATGACCGCGTGGTCGGTTTCGCCAACTTCGACGGCGCCCTGCCATGTGGGGGAGCTGGTTTCGCGCCAATAAACCACGTACTTGACGCCCGGTTTGGCGGTCCAATGGATCGTCGTGTCATGGGCTTGCTTGAGATCGTATCGGACGTGGTCGGGGGCCTCGGCGGCGTCACCGAGGGCTTCCATCGACAGGATGTTGAGCTTGGTGACGTTGGCGAGGTAGTTGAAGTCGATCCATTCGATGGTGTCCTTCTCGGTGTGCTGGTGCTCTAGCCATTCGATGGCCTCGACGAAGCGAACGGCGGTGTAGCCGACCTTGTTGAACGGCGTGTGGTCTCCGCCACGTTGGAACCGATCACGACGAAAGACGAGCCAAGGAGCGAAGCCTTTGAGCTTTCCGCGCGAGTTCCACTCGATGAAGCGGGCGAGTTCGCGGCTGTTGTGCTGGGGCAGATTGGGGTCGGTGACTTCCTCAGAGTACAAGCGGACCCGCTTCTTGTCCTTCATGTCGGATGCCATCGAGCTTCCGACCGTGTCGTTGCTGAGGACGGCGTCGATGTTCCAATCCTCTTTCTTGGCGCGCTCAGCGAGGGCAGTGGAGCCAAACAGGCCCTGCTCCTCGCCGCTGAACGCGACGAAGACGAATGTGTTATGCCACTTGCGCTGGCTGAGGATGCGGGCGCTTTCGAGCGTGAGGGCAACGCCGCTTCCGTCGTCGTTGATGCCGGGGGCTTTGGCGGTCATGACGTCGCCGCCGAGGTTGATGGTGTCGAGATGGCCGCCAACGATGACCTTATGGTCGGTTTCGCCAGGAAGGGTCGCAATGACCTGAACGACCGTCTTGTCCTCCGGTACCCGCCGCCCCTTTTTGACGTCGTACTCCATGATCTCGACCTTGAGGCCAGGGATCTTGCGGAATTCACTGGCGACCCACTCTGCCGCTTGCTTGAGTTCCGGGGTGCTGGTGTTGCGGGTTGGGTAGGTCGACAGGTGTTGGAGCGTCGCCTTGAGATGATCGATCGAGACTTGGGAAAAGAGCGACGTTCCGATAAGGGCGGCGGTAGCAATCATGGGCCAAGCATATCCCAACGGCTCCTTGGCATGATTGCGAAAGTGTTCAAGCCGAACGTCGTGGCGAAGTCAATTACTCCAAGGAAAGCCACGATCATTTTGTGATTTGGCTGTTTCATGGTCGATCAACTCGATTCTATGTCGGATAGTCCTGGGGGTGTGAACGAAAGTGTTTTTGATTATTACGGTTGGTGACTTCCCAGCATTTTGATTCGAAGGTCGGTGAAAGGCCCGGGAGGCAGACGATGACTAATGAATACTAAGCAGGATTTGCCGTTCCCGGACGAATCGTTCCAAAGAGGATCGCCTTGAACTTGGCTCGACATCGATGGCCAAATCTCTATACCGGATTGATCGGTAGGGTCGGTGAGACCGAAATACCTGTAGTCCTTACGTTCAACTGACCAAGATTTCCAGACCGGGAATTCGCGCTTCGTGTTTGCGACGACCTGGTCGAATGGTTCATCCCATGAGTAAATCGCGACCTCGTAGCAGTTCGGTCCGCTCATTTCTTGCACGAGTCGCATCAGTTTCGGTTTGGCACCGTGAAGAAAAGCAAATGAATAGTGCGGATCACGCGGGATCATAAGCGCCCATGGAACCGTTACCAGTACTAGAAGTATTGAGAATGTGACGAGAGCAACTTTTTCAGTCTTCTTGAAAGATTGCATTGAACCTGTCCTGGGTCCTGCCTCCACCATACCTTCGATGCAGGCACTTTGAATGCTATCGCTCCGAATCATGAAACTGGAAGAGCTTCAACTGAATTCGTCGGTAGTAAGTCACTTCTATGTCCCGATAAATGAGGATATGCGGACGGAGATCGGTATCACCAGCCTTGGAGTCGTTGAGGAGGATGATATCGACGCCCGAAAGGTTGAAGGAACAACTTCTCGGTTCGGATTGAGAGATATAGGAATGCCAACCTCGAAGCTCGTTCTTCATCCTTGCTATGAGCACATCAACTCCTTGATTCGAACGGTACAAGGCAAGCTCGACAGCAGGTGGGCCCGCGTCGCCGCCGTAATGGACGCCGTACTCAGTCCGTTCGCAATTTTGGAGAAATTGAAAGTCGAACTTGGGCGGCTTCGGAATCAAGTAAGCATAGATAACGACGAGAACGACCAACAAGCAAATCGCAGGTCGCATTGCTCTGCCAAAGCGTTTACCGTTGCGGACTTCCTCCATCAACACCCCCACCATACCTCGCCTATGGAGTACTTTCGGTAGATGGAGGTGGACGGAGGAGGGCCTCCAATGTCACATCTTGTTCTGAACCTAGAATCCTACGCCGCTGGCGCCACCCGCGATGATGATCGGCGGTTCCTTGATGCCTTTGCGGTCCATGCCGAG
The DNA window shown above is from Armatimonadota bacterium and carries:
- a CDS encoding DNA translocase FtsK; translation: MVRGKSKVSAKKRSKAVVATKSKAKKSKEAVPSHHRFDIAAISFFALAALSVVALLSKDAGVVGGALRQAFSLAFGKGAWAAPVAFAAMGLMYFRGHSRTRSFRSALGVAMVLLAILGGLAQAKDGDFFDPIVVADSGGYLGALMGALFWNLLGVGKTVAFIAIGAIGGVLTLERPIREILSDAKANASLPPKQEALEERATKKKKALVMMPDDLVDDPTDVHPAVRDFVDEPVAKAKKTPTIREVAPAKPREFNIESSVPKEGYQLPPISLLTEPADRPKRTAQEMQRNIETIEGTLEQFGIDANVVEVATGPTITRYEIQLGPGIRVARIVSLADNIAMDMAASQVRVEAPIPGKAAIGLEIPNVKSSTVNIRELIETDEFMNHPSRLCVALGKDVAGVNRYADLTKMPHLLIAGATNSGKSIGLATLITSLLMRNTPKDVRLVMIDPKRVELTLFDQIPHLLCPVIKDVKEAPGVLRAVWREMDRRYDMLSEKGVRNIDGWNAKASFNDKMPYIVVIIDELADLMIQAKAEVETSIVRLAQLARAVGIHLVIATQRPSVDVITGTIKANIPSRVAFAVASQIDSRTILDQKGADALIGRGDMLYMPIDATKPMRVQGCYVNEIEIEQICTFWRSQESPNYAFDPAEFEAADPVKASGDFGDDVDPMWEEVVRFSVESGQVSTSMIQRKFRLGFQRASRLLDQMEERGIIGPKDGPRPREVLFALADLESLFGNAPRYDMGTHIDDWEEDLP
- a CDS encoding M20/M25/M40 family metallo-hydrolase — protein: MIATAALIGTSLFSQVSIDHLKATLQHLSTYPTRNTSTPELKQAAEWVASEFRKIPGLKVEIMEYDVKKGRRVPEDKTVVQVIATLPGETDHKVIVGGHLDTINLGGDVMTAKAPGINDDGSGVALTLESARILSQRKWHNTFVFVAFSGEEQGLFGSTALAERAKKEDWNIDAVLSNDTVGSSMASDMKDKKRVRLYSEEVTDPNLPQHNSRELARFIEWNSRGKLKGFAPWLVFRRDRFQRGGDHTPFNKVGYTAVRFVEAIEWLEHQHTEKDTIEWIDFNYLANVTKLNILSMEALGDAAEAPDHVRYDLKQAHDTTIHWTAKPGVKYVVYWRETSSPTWQGAVEVGETDHAVIKGKNKDDHTFAVGTVGGIPIPLG